One window from the genome of Actinoplanes teichomyceticus ATCC 31121 encodes:
- a CDS encoding flavin monoamine oxidase family protein yields MSIMGRLLGSAVSRWGEDPWARGSWSLIGRHGTPQDRVTLGTPVGDRLRIAGEATHPTRAGMTHGAYEQGVAAAAWAADLGHRRVEVVGAGMAGLAAARALTQRGVDVRIWEARDRIGGRAAAAEVAGAAFDLGANWLQQYDDNVLARLAERLGLTTVVTDFRDPLVLGGEPIPHGLEEDLRERLAVAAPGASIADVLDRWLRDPAPWTPDEIRRFIDAEIVMDSGAPLSWLSARHGVEPGVGQGDRWIVGGYRLLTTHLAEGLDIRLNRPVRHLRVGPDGVLLTSGDDAMQVDAVIVTAPVPVLAAGVVTFEPPLPESHRTALSHLGAGRVEKVILRFDRRFWPEHGYYRVHGPADTCISEWLDATVADGVPTLVGLFAGPWLDTLWTGDDADIAARAAEVIRAAVNG; encoded by the coding sequence ATGTCGATCATGGGGCGCCTTCTCGGCTCGGCGGTGTCGCGCTGGGGCGAGGACCCGTGGGCGCGCGGCTCGTGGAGCCTGATCGGCCGGCACGGCACCCCGCAGGACCGGGTCACGCTGGGCACCCCGGTCGGCGATCGGCTGCGGATCGCGGGGGAGGCCACCCACCCGACCCGCGCCGGCATGACCCACGGGGCGTACGAGCAGGGTGTCGCCGCCGCGGCCTGGGCCGCCGACCTCGGGCATCGCCGGGTCGAGGTGGTGGGCGCCGGGATGGCCGGCCTGGCCGCCGCGCGGGCGCTCACCCAGCGGGGCGTCGACGTGCGGATCTGGGAGGCCCGGGACCGGATCGGCGGACGCGCCGCCGCGGCCGAGGTGGCCGGCGCGGCCTTCGACCTGGGCGCCAACTGGCTGCAGCAGTACGACGACAACGTGCTGGCCCGCCTCGCCGAGCGGCTCGGACTGACCACGGTCGTCACGGACTTCCGCGACCCGCTGGTGCTCGGCGGCGAGCCGATTCCCCACGGTCTCGAGGAGGACCTGCGCGAACGGCTCGCCGTGGCGGCACCGGGCGCGAGCATCGCCGATGTCCTCGACCGTTGGCTGCGCGACCCGGCGCCGTGGACGCCGGATGAGATCCGCCGGTTCATCGACGCGGAGATCGTCATGGACTCCGGCGCGCCGCTGTCCTGGCTCAGCGCCCGGCACGGCGTCGAACCCGGCGTCGGCCAGGGCGACCGCTGGATCGTCGGTGGCTATCGCCTGCTCACCACCCACCTCGCCGAAGGCCTCGACATCCGGCTGAACCGGCCGGTCCGTCACCTCCGCGTCGGGCCCGACGGTGTCCTGCTGACCAGCGGCGATGACGCCATGCAGGTGGACGCGGTGATCGTGACCGCACCGGTGCCGGTGCTCGCCGCGGGTGTGGTCACATTCGAGCCGCCGCTGCCGGAGTCACACCGGACGGCACTGTCGCACCTCGGCGCCGGGCGGGTGGAGAAAGTGATCCTGCGGTTCGACCGGCGGTTCTGGCCGGAGCACGGCTACTACCGCGTGCACGGCCCGGCCGACACCTGCATCAGCGAGTGGCTCGACGCCACCGTTGCGGACGGCGTCCCGACGCTGGTCGGCCTCTTCGCCGGCCCGTGGCTGGACACGCTCTGGACCGGCGACGATGCCGACATCGCGGCCCGCGCCGCCGAGGTGATCCGCGCCGCCGTCAATGGATGA